From a region of the Sesamum indicum cultivar Zhongzhi No. 13 linkage group LG3, S_indicum_v1.0, whole genome shotgun sequence genome:
- the LOC105159513 gene encoding phosphoglucan, water dikinase, chloroplastic — translation MDYPCILRCNFASSSNAIASSSNSRCPHNNIPSKFLHRKVSIPLSHGKHLGFFSIGPIRRDSVKMTVSAVSSVETREEEMKKDKKKKRQSKTSGADKVKLKVRLDHQVEFGEHVAILGSAIELGSWKNKVMMDWTENGWVCDLELNSNEEPVEYKFVIVSKDKGKLVWESGDNRILKFSGNGNFNIVCRWNKTNEQVEVLPWDGKDAEGVEAEQIKNGNVVTASIEEAVTSSAFVEQWQGKDVAFVRSKDHFDAEKNRNWDTSGLEGIALKLVEGDRSARNWWRKLEVVRELVVENIENAKRLEALTYSAIYLKWINTGQIPCFEDGGHHRPNRHAEISRLIFRELERISSRKDTSLQEILVIRKIHPCLPSFKAEFTASVPLTRIRDIAHRNDIPHDLKQEIKHTIQNKLHRNAGPEDLVATEAMLARITKKPGEYSEAFVEQFKIFHRELKDFFNAGSLEEQLESIRDSLDQTSAALSAFIESKQALDNMDSHNYISESEWMRVLMKTIQALSNLRQEIAKGLESGLRNDAPDAAIAMRQKWRLCEIGLEDYAFVLLSRFLNALEAVGGAHWLADNVDQKNINSWNDPLGALAISVHQLGLSGWKPDECRAIGKELLAWKERGLLETEGSENGKRIWGLRLKATLDRAKRLTEEYSEALLHIFPQKVQILGKALGIPENTVRTYTEAEIRSGVIFQVSKLCTLHLKAVRNVLGSQGWDILVPGDAFGTLIEVESIVPGSVPSSVTGPIILVVSKADGDEEVTAAGANIAGVILMQELPHLSHLGVRARQEKVVFVTCEDDENVADIKMLIGKFVRLEASSAGVSLIPTSAKSTNGNIPLENQSTTGSPEVGSSEGNTTSSLTGKTSDINQVLSAGDVILLENADLQSSGAKATACGCLASLAAASSKVYNEQGVPASFNVPNGAVLPFGSMELALERNGSMETYRSLIERIEAAQIDGELDRLCNELEELISCLSPPKETIESLSKLFPENARLIVRSSANVEDLAGMSAAGLYESIPNVSPSNPIIFGHAIARVWASLYTRRAVLSRRAAGVPQNKAVMAVLVQEMLSPDISFVLHTLSPTDKNQNLVEAEIAPGLGETLASGTRGTPWRLSSGKFDGTVQTLAFANFSEELVVRSVGPADGEVIQLTVDYSKKPLTVDPIFRQQLGQRLGAVGFFLEQKFGCPQDVEGCLVGNDIFIVQTRPQPE, via the exons ATGGACTATCCTTGTATATTGCGCTGCAATTTTGCTTCCAGTTCCAATGCTATTGCTTCATCAAGTAATTCTAGATGCCCCCATAACAATATCCCATCTAAATTTCTTCACCGAAAGGTTTCAATTCCCCTTTCGCATGGGAAACATCTTGGATTCTTTTCCATTGGACCCATCAGAAGGGATTCTGTTAAAATGACGGTCTCTGCTGTTTCTTCGGTCGAAACCAG ggaagaagaaatgaagaaggacaagaaaaagaaaaggcagtCTAAAACGTCAGGTGCTGACAAGGTGAAGCTGAAGGTTAGGCTAGATCACCAAGTCGAATTTGGGGAACATGTTGCTATTTTGGGGTCAGCTATAGAGTTAGGCTCATGGAAGAATAAAGTGATGATGGATTGGACAGAAAATGGATGGGTATGTGATCTGGAATTGAATAGCAATGAAGAGCCCGTTGAGTATAAGTTTGTGATAGTAAGCAAGGATAAGGGGAAGTTAGTATGGGAAAGCGGTGATAACCGCATTTTAAAGTTCTCAGGGAATGGAAACTTTAATATTGTTTGTAGGTGGAACAAAACTAATGAACAGGTAGAAGTACTGCCTTGGGATGGGAAAGATGCTGAGGGAGTGGAGGcagaacaaattaaaaatgggAATGTTGTTACCGCCTCTATAGAAGAGGCTGTTACCTCAAGTGCCTTTGTGGAGCAATGGCAAGGGAAGGATGTTGCATTTGTTCGTTCAAAGGATCATTTCGATGCAGAAAAGAACAGAAACTGGGATACTTCAGGTCTCGAAGGGATTGCTTTGAAATTAGTGGAAGGTGATCGTAGTGCTAGGAACTGGTGGCGGAAG CTTGAAGTTGTTCGAGAGCTTGTGGTTGAAAACATTGAGAATGCAAAGCGCTTGGAAGCGCTTACATATTCAGCAATATATTTGAAG TGGATAAACACAGGTCAAATTCCTTGCTTTGAAGATGGAGGCCATCATCGGCCAAACAGGCATGCAGAGATTTCCAGGCTTATATTTCGCGAACTTGAAAGAATTTCCAGCAGAAAAGACACTTCACTTCAG GAAATACTTGTTATCCGCAAAATTCATCCTTGCTTACCATCTTTTAAGGCAGAGTTCACAGCATCTGTCCCATTAACAAGAATTCGAGATATTGCTCATAGGAATGATATCCCTCACGACCTTAAG CAAGAAATTAAGCATACTATACAAAACAAGCTTCATCGAAATGCTGGTCCTGAAGATTTAGTTGCCACAGAAGCAATGCTTGCCAGAATTACGAAGAAACCTGGAGAATACAGTGAAGCTTTTGTTGAGCAATTCAAGATATTCCATCGAGAACTCAAAGATTTCTTCAATGCTGGAAG TCTGGAAGAACAACTGGAATCAATTAGAGATTCACTGGATCAAACCTCAGCAGCCCTATCTGCGTTTATAGAGTCAAAACAG GCATTGGATAATATGGACagtcataattatatttctgaaAGTGAATGGATGAGAGTGTTGATGAAAACAATACAAGCTCTGAGTAATCTCCGCCAAGAAATTGCCAAGGGTCTTGAGAGTGGGCTTCGGAATGATGCTCCTGATGCTGCAATAGCAATGCGCCAAAAG TGGCGTCTTTGTGAGATTGGACTTGAAGACTATGCATTTGTTCTTTTAAGCAG GTTTCTTAATGCACTTGAAGCTGTTGGAGGAGCTCATTGGCTTGCAGATAATGTAGatcaaaagaatattaattcttGGAATGATCCACTTGGAGCTCTAGCCATCAGTGTCCATCAGTTGGGCCTATCTGGCTGGAAGCCTGATGAGTGCAGAGCTATTGGAAAGGAGCTTCTAGCATGGAAAGAGAGAGGTCTTCTGGAAACTGAAG GCAGTGAAAACGGTAAGAGAATATGGGGTTTAAGGCTTAAAGCTACACTTGATAGAGCTAAGAGACTGACTGAAGAATATTCTGAGGCCCTTCTTCATATATTCCCTCAAAAAGTTCAG ATATTGGGAAAAGCTTTGGGGATTCCTGAGAATACTGTGAGGACATATACTGAAGCTGAGATTCGTTCTGG GGTAATTTTTCAGGTTTCCAAACTGTGCACCCTTCATTTGAAGGCTGTTAGGAATGTTCTTGGATCTCAAGGTTGGGATATTCTTGTACCAGGAGATGCTTTTGGAACTCTCATCGAG GTAGAGAGTATTGTTCCTGGGTCAGTACCATCATCTGTTACTGGACCAATTATTCTAGTTGTGAGCAAAGCTGATGGAGATGAAGAG GTAACAGCTGCTGGAGCAAACATTGCTGGAGTTATACTTATGCAGGAGCTGCCTCATTTGTCTCATCTTGGTGTTAGGGCTCGCCAA GAGAAGGTTGTTTTTGTGACCTgtgaagatgatgaaaatgTTGCAGATATCAAGATGCTGATCGGGAAATTTGTGAG gttggAAGCATCCTCTGCAGGTGTCAGCTTGATACCAACTTCAGCAAAGAGCACGAATGGTAATATTCCACTGGAAAATCAATCAACCACAGGTTCACCGGAGGTTGGAAGCTCAGAAGGAAATACCACTTCCTCGCTTACTGGCAAAACATCTGACATCAATCAG GTTTTGTCAGCTGGAGATGTTATATTGCTTGAAAATGCTGATTTACAAAGCTCTGGTGCAAAGGCTACAGCTTGCGGTTGCCTGGCTTCTTTGGCTGCTGCTTCTAGTAAAG TGTACAATGAACAAGGAGTTCCTGCATCATTTAACGTCCCCAATGGAGCAGTATTGCCTTTCGGTTCTATGGAATTGGCTTTGGAGCGCAATGGATCAATGGAGACGTACAGGTCACTAATTGAAAGGATAGAAGCGGCTCAAATCGATGGAGAACTCGATAGGCTTTGTAATGAACTAGAGGAGCTCATTTCTTGCTTGAGTCCCCCAAAAGAAACCATTGAAAgcttatcaaaattatttccaGAGAACGCAAGATTAATAGTCCGTTCTAGTGCTAATGTGGAGGACTTGGCTGGAATGTCAGCTGCTGGGCTTTATGAATCAATTCCTAACGTCAGCCCTTCTAATCCAATTATCTTTGGACATGCCATTGCACGAGTTTGGGCTTCCCTGTATACTCGCAGAGCAGTTCTAAGCCGCCGAGCTGCTGGTGTGCCCCAAAATAAGGCCGTAATGGCTGTTCTTGTGCAAGAAATGCTTTCTCCAGACATATCCTTCGTACTCCACACTCTTAGCCCCACAGACAAGAACCAGAATCTGGTTGAGGCAGAGATTGCTCCAGGACTTGGGGAAACTCTTGCTTCTGGCACAAGGGGCACTCCCTGGAGACTCTCCAGTGGTAAATTTGATGGGACAGTGCAAACTTTAGCATTCGCAAATTTCAGCGAGGAATTGGTAGTACGCAGTGTTGGCCCTGCAGACGGCGAAGTTATACAGTTGACGGTAGATTACAGCAAGAAACCTTTGACTGTGGATCCCATATTCCGACAGCAGCTCGGGCAGAGGCTTGGCGCTGTTGGTTTCTTCCTGGAGCAGAAGTTTGGGTGTCCACAGGATGTAGAAGGTTGTTTGGTTGGCAACGACATTTTCATCGTGCAGACACGTCCACAGCCAGAATAA
- the LOC105159514 gene encoding uncharacterized protein LOC105159514 translates to MAASASLSLYTPHNFSRTSSRPANHLCLQRPTIQKFNISISRTVFSAYPVFNSYRKNGNPRIITDGFRNQRRSFFRPSVSAQEENQPAPTNNSDEFQAPEGAADPARLKLIMQAYKEAVLDGDRKAIYELEDMIFMMEKEKNELAQKVAAMSAEISSGKEKLVRLQADFDNYRKRSEKERLTVRSDAQGEVIESLLPMVDSFERAKQQIKLETEMEKKIDTSYQGIYKQFVEIMRSLRVAAVPTVGKPFDPKMHEAIAREESYEFKEGIVIQEFRRGFYLGDRLLRPAMVKVSSGPGKKKPASVPDQSCEEPASVAGVDNR, encoded by the exons ATGGCAGCTTcagcttctctctctctctacactcCCCACAACTTCTCTCGTACTTCTTCAAGACCCGCAAACCATTTGTGTCTGCAACGACCCactattcaaaaatttaatatttccatTTCAAGAACAGTTTTTTCCGCATATCCTGTTTTCAATTCATACAGGAAAAATGGGAATCCAAGAATTATCACCGATGGGTTCAGGAATCAAAGGCGTTCTTTTTTTAGACCTTCCGTCTCAGCCCAGGAGGAAAACCAACCCGCCCCG ACAAACAATTCAGATGAGTTCCAAGCGCCAGAAGGCGCAGCAGATCCTGCTCGCCTGAAGTTGATCATGCAGGCATATAAGGAAGCTGTTTTAGATGGAGACAGAAAGGCTATATATGAACTTGAAGATATGATATTCATgatggagaaagagaaaaatgagcTGGCCCAGAAAGTTGCAGCTATGTCTGCAGAAATATCTTCTGGAAAGGAAAAATTAGTTCGCTTGCAGGctgattttgataattacagaaaaagatcggaaaaagaaagattaacaGTAAGGAGTGATGCCCAAGGAGAAGTGATTGAAAGTCTCTTGCCGATGGTCGACAGTTTTGAGAGAGCCAAGCAACAGATCAAACTAGAAACCGAGATGGAAAAGAAGATTGATACAAGTTACCAAGGTATATACAAGCAGTTTGTGGAAATTATGCGGAGCTTGCGTGTGGCCGCTGTCCCCACAGTTGGGAAGCCATTTGATCCTAAG ATGCATGAAGCTATTGCTCGTGAGGAGTCGTATGAGTTCAAGGAGGGAATCGTAATCCAAGAATTTCGCCGGGGGTTTTATCTTGGAGATCGCTTATTAAGACCTGCGATGGTTAAGGTCTCATCTGGACCTGGTAAAAAGAAACCTGCTTCGGTGCCAGACCAATCATGTGAGGAGCCAGCTTCAGTTGCTGGAGTCGATAATCGATAG
- the LOC105159517 gene encoding probable LRR receptor-like serine/threonine-protein kinase At3g47570, whose protein sequence is MEKKTVCFFLPVLVLFLSISRICSARIVSNQTTDQDALVAFKTAIISDPYEILAKNWSSDASICNWTGVSCSHQRVTALNFSGFSFEGTVTPSLGNLTFLSSLDLTSNNFTGFIPQELSNLHRLQVINVGFNSFIGEIPSWFGTLTELEIIFMNNNKFSGSIPPSLGDCSKLRILNLAYNFLGGSIPQEIVNLSSLETLDLKYNYQITGSIPYSIFNLSSIVKIDLTGNSLSGGLPKNMCNSTSRLRGLYLSLNLLSGEIPFNIYKCSELQDLSLSFNHFNGSIPSSIGRLANIKTLFLGVNSFQGGVPLELRNLSRLELLSIRGASLTGQIPSFIFNMSSLKQVDLANNSLSGSLPVGLYHNLPNLEQLFLQTNQLTGQILDKIWDCKMLWVISLSNNKLSGRIPKHLGNFTELEYLYLDNNNFTGELPAELGNLNLVEINVRNNVLSGAIPLSMFNISTVTMLELSANHFSGQLPSTFGLSLPNLQRLYLSDNRLSGAIPSSITNASSLTILELGSNSFTGPMPNFGNLKLLQMLLIGENNLTGESPNRELTFLSSLTNCRYLQLVEVSLNQLDGVLPASIGNFSTSLQVFRAFGCGIRGSIPAEIGNLTNLRDLYLDNNVLTGLIPGTLGKSKQLIRIYLEHNKLEGSIPNDLCQLSNLGDFYVSNNALHGQIPACFGELKSLRGLYLDSNKLDSNVPSNLWNLKDLLGLNLSSNILSGSLPSEIGNLKVVRNLDLSWNQFSGNVPSAIGGAASLVSLSLAHNEFQGSIPWSLGDLKGLESLDLSFNNFSGSIPKSLEGLSYLQIFNVSYNRLEGQIPTGGKFANFTAQSFLKNYGLCGLAPLQVPPCGESLNKTRSKNVASLVKYIIPPSITAIILVIIVLLLMRRRKESRKVPDSEISLLHAWRGSNYLELQRATNAFSMTNILGSGSFGSVYIGTLSDGLTVAVKVFNLQSEKVAKSFDTEIEVLSTIRHRNLIKIIGCCSNPDFKALVLEYMPNGSLEKWLYSHNYFLDLVQRLNIAVDVALALEYLHLGYTFPIVHCDLKPSNVLLDKDMTAHVGDFGIAKIFSEGELMAQTKTLATIGYMAPEYGSHGIVATSGDVYSFGVMLLEMCTRKKPTDEMFGEEMSLTSWVSLSLHKSTITEVVDTNLLRREDQNFSAKEQCLSSILHLAMECVAISPIDRIGISEVVAKLEKIRAMFLAANTKLEDSSNASSFRQMPA, encoded by the exons ATGGAGAAGAAAACAGTTTGCTTCTTCCTTCCTGTTCTAGTCTTGTTTCTAAGCATCAGTAGGATTTGCTCGGCCCGAATAGTTTCCAATCAAACCACAGATCAAGATGCACTTGTTGCTTTCAAAACAGCAATAATTTCAGACCCTTATGAAATCTTGGCCAAGAACTGGTCTTCTGATGCATCCATTTGCAACTGGACTGGTGTTTCTTGCAGTCACCAAAGAGTCACAGCCCTTAACTTCTCCGGCTTCAGCTTCGAAGGGACTGTCACTCCAAGTCTTGGCAACTTAACCTTTCTCAGTTCTTTAGACCTTACGTCCAACAATTTCACAGGCTTCATACCTCAAGAACTTTCCAATTTGCACCGATTACAAGTGATAAATGTGGGCTTCAACAGCTTCATTGGAGAAATACCATCTTGGTTTGGAACCTTAACAGAACTTGAGATCATTTTTATGAACAACAACAAGTTCTCTGGCAGCATTCCTCCATCGTTAGGGGACTGCTCAAAGCTACGGATACTCAACCTGGCATACAATTTTCTTGGTGGAAGTATCCCGCAAGAAATTGTTAATCTTTCTTCACTGGAAACGTTAGACTTGAAGTATAATTACCAGATTACAGGTTCCATCCCATACAGTATCTTCAACTTGTCATCCATCGTGAAAATTGATCTCACAGGCAACAGCTTGTCAGGTGGGCTCCCAAAGAATATGTGCAATAGTACTTCAAGACTCAGAGGACTTTATCTCTCCTTGAATCTACTTAGTGGGGAAATTCCCTTCAACATTTACAAGTGCAGTGAGCTCCAGGACTTGTCCTTATCCTTTAATCATTTCAACGGCAGTATACCAAGTTCAATTGGTCGGTTAGCCAACATCAAAACTTTGTTTCTAGGAGTTAACAGCTTCCAGG GGGGAGTTCCACTGGAACTACGCAATCTATCACGTTTAGAGTTGCTCAGTATCCGAGGTGCCTCTCTAACAGGACAAATTCCATCTTTTATCTTCAACATGTCTTCCCTGAAACAGGTCGATTTAGCCAACAACAGTTTATCAGGAAGCCTTCCAGTGGGCTTGTATCATAATCTTCCCAATCTGGAGCAGCTGTTTCTTCAAACCAATCAGCTAACTGGCcaaattttggacaaaatatGGGACTGTAAGATGCTTTGGGTCATATCATTGTCGAATAACAAACTCTCCGGTCGCATACCTAAGCATCTTGGAAATTTCACGGAGCTGGAATATCTATATCTGGATAATAACAACTTCACAG GTGAATTACCAGCTGAGCTTGGTAATCTTAATCTTGTGGAAATCAATGTCCGTAACAATGTATTATCTGGTGCAATCCCGTTGTCCATGTTCAACATATCAACAGTGACGATGTTGGAGCTTTCAGCCAATCACTTCTCAGGGCAGCTTCCTTCAACCTTTGGTCTTTCACTTCCCAATCTACAACGGCTTTATTTGTCTGACAACAGACTCAGTGGAGCAATTCCAAGCTCTATCACCAATGCTTCTAGTCTTACTATCTTAGAATTGGGAAGTAACTCTTTCACTGGGCCAATGCCTAACTTTGGTAATTTAAAACTCTTACAGATGCTTTTGATTGGAGAGAATAATCTAACAGGGGAATCTCCAAACCGGGAGTTGacatttctatcttcattAACAAATTGCCGATATTTGCAGTTGGTAGAAGTATCTCTAAATCAGCTGGATGGTGTACTCCCTGCTTCAATAGGAAATTTCTCTACTTCTCTTCAGGTTTTCAGAGCATTTGGTTGTGGAATCAGAGGTTCTATACCTGCTGAGATTGGAAACTTGACCAACTTGAGAGACTTATATTTAGACAATAATGTGCTGACAGGATTAATCCCAGGAACACTGGGAAAGTCAAAGCAACTTATACGTATATATCTTGAGCACAATAAGCTCGAAGGAAGCATCCCCAATGATCTTTGCCAGTTAAGCAATTTGGGGGACTTCTATGTGAGTAACAATGCACTCCATGGCCAGATTCCTGCATGCTTTGGTGAACTCAAGTCCCTGAGAGGATTGTACCTAGACTCCAACAAATTGGATTCTAATGTGCCCTCAAACTTGTGGAACCTTAAGGATCTCTTGGGCCTCAACTTGTCCTCAAACATTCTTAGTGGGTCTCTGCCATCTGAGATTGGAAACTTGAAGGTTGTCAGAAACTTAGACTTATCATGGAATCAGTTCTCGGGCAATGTCCCAAGTGCTATTGGTGGAGCAGCGTCATTGGTTTCCCTATCTTTGGCACACAACGAATTTCAAGGGTCTATTCCTTGGTCGCTGGGAGATTTGAAAGGCTTGGAATCCTTGGATCTCTCcttcaataatttttctggATCCATCCCAAAATCACTGGAGGGACTTTCCTATCTTCAAATCTTTAATGTTTCTTACAACAGACTAGAAGGACAGATTCCTACAGGAGGTAAGTTTGCAAACTTTACGGCTCAATCGTTCTTAAAAAACTATGGTCTATGTGGCTTGGCTCCACTACAAGTCCCACCATGTGGAGAAAGTCTTAACAAAACAAGGTCCAAGAATGTTGCCTCACTGGTGAAGTATATCATACCTCCTTCCATAACAGCCATCATTCTGGTGATCATTGTTCTTCTGCTAATGAGAAGACGAAAAGAGAGCAGAAAGGTACCCGATAGTGAGATTTCCTTACTTCATGCATGGAGAGGAAGTAATTATCTGGAACTTCAACGAGCCACAAATGCCTTCAGCATGACCAACATACTTGGAAGTGGAAGTTTTGGTTCAGTGTACATAGGAACACTTTCTGATGGCCTAACTGTTGCGGTAAAAGTCTTCAATTTGCAGTCAGAAAAAGTAGCCAAAAGCTTTGATACAGAAATAGAAGTACTGAGCACCATCCGCCATAGGaatctaataaaaatcatCGGCTGCTGCAGTAACCCAGATTTCAAAGCTTTGGTTCTGGAGTACATGCCAAATGGAAGTTTAGAGAAATGGCTATATTCCCATAACTATTTCTTGGATTTAGTACAAAGATTGAACATAGCAGTAGACGTGGCATTAGCCTTAGAATATCTTCATCTGGGCTATACATTCCCTATTGTGCATTGTGATTTAAAGCCTAGTAACGTCCTCCTAGACAAAGATATGACTGCACATGTGGGCGATTTTGGTATAGCCAAAATCTTCTCGGAAGGAGAGTTAATGGCTCAAACGAAAACCTTGGCAACGATCGGATATATGGCACCTG AATATGGATCTCACGGCATAGTAGCAACTAGCGGTGATGTCTATAGTTTCGGTGTAATGCTGCTGGAGATGTGCACACGGAAAAAGCCAACGGACGAAATGTTTGGTGAGGAAATGAGCCTGACGAGTTGGGTGAGCCTCTCGTTACACAAAAGCACGATAACTGAAGTTGTGGATACAAATTTGCTGAGAAGAGAGGACCAGAATTTCTCAGCAAAGGAGCAGTGTTTGTCTTCAATTCTGCATTTAGCAATGGAATGCGTAGCCATTTCACCAATAGACAGAATCGGCATCAGCGAAGTTGTGGCCAAGCTAGAAAAGATCAGAGCTATGTTTCTAGCAGCCAATACTAAGTTAGAGGACAGCAGCAATGCTTCATCTTTCAGACAGATGCctgcataa
- the LOC105159515 gene encoding uncharacterized protein LOC105159515 isoform X1, which yields MESFSDESFALSYWDYFTFVLIRPVLAVLFTLSLLFFGWFLAWKLVLVHVPLVQEIFGLRKKPVKPKPVGRRRFTEFYNRLNAQNPSLE from the exons ATGGAGTCTTTTTCCGATGAATCATTTGCTCTCTCCTATTGGGATTACTTTACTTTTGTTCTTATTCGTCCTGTGCTTGCTGTTCTCTTTACTCTCTCTCTACTCTTCTTCG GTTGGTTCCTGGCATGGAAACTGGTATTGGTTCATGTACCTCTGGTGCAGGAGATCTTTGGTCTGAGGAAGAAACCTGTCAAGCCAAAGCCAGTTGGTAGAAGAAGATTTACTGAATTTTACAACAGACTTAATGCCCAAAATCCCTCTTTGGAATG A
- the LOC105159612 gene encoding RNA-binding protein 42 codes for AAASSSSQYTYPPATTSYFPTPFHLQQTPPPPPVPYIGAAPPPTVPAVPLPVYPAPPTVYTLPQYQQAQQLFQRDAQTITPEAIESVKAALASSDIEHKAETKKKAIPRKAAGQTWEDPTLAEWPENDYRLFCGDLGNEVNDDVLSKAFSRFPSFNMARVVRDKRTGKTKGYGFVSFSNPTDLVAALKEMNGKYVGNRPIKLRKSTWTERTDAEALERQKNQSQKKTKLPKKSVLHK; via the exons GCCGCCGCTTCGTCATCCTCTCAGTACACGTATCCGCCCGCCACCACCTCCTATTTTCCGACCCCGTTTCACCTTCAACAAACGCCTCCTCCACCTCCCGTTCCTTACATCGGCGCCGCCCCTCCTCCTACCGTTCCGGCTGTTCCTCTACCCGTTTATCCCGCTCCTCCCACCGTGTACACTTTGCCGCAATATCAACAG GCCCAACAGTTGTTCCAGAGGGATGCGCAAACAATAACACCAGAAGCTATTGAAAGTGTAAAAGCTGCACTTGCAAGCAGCGATATTGAGCACAAAGCAGAGACTAAGAAGAAGGCAATTCCTCGGAAAGCTGCAGGGCAGACTTGGGAGGATCCCACCCTTGCAGAATGGCCTGAGA ATGACTATCGTCTATTTTGTGGTGATCTTGGAAATGAGGTGAATGATGACGTTTTATCCAAAGCTTTTTCAAGATTTCCTTCATTTAATATGGCCAGA GTGGTTAGAGATAAGCGTACTGGTAAAACCAAGGGGTATGGGTTTGTCAGTTTTTCCAACCCGACTGACCTTGTGGCAGctttaaaagaaatgaatg GGAAATATGTCGGGAACCGACCAATTAAACTTCGCAAGAGCACCTGGACTGAGAGGACTGATGCCGAAGCCCTGGAAAGACAAAAG AACCAGTCTCAGAAGAAGACAAAGCTGCCGAAGAAAAGTGTATTGCACAAATGA
- the LOC105159512 gene encoding auxin response factor 17-like produces the protein MSNSSSSASAVASEVDAAIWRAVVGSSVQVPSLNSYVYYFPQGHLEHTSSSASIHNYNFALPRPFIPCQVLSIRFLSDHPSDQAFVRILLQPLQPLGPRPMNNDDDDTRTDVVSFSKILTPSDANNGGGFSVPRYCADLIFPQLDFAADPPVQNLTLKDTHNNAWEFRHIYRGTPRRHLLTTGWSKFVNAKRLVAGDTVVFMKKKSTNELFVGIRRASRVGGNEGQDGGEALEAIQKAARGMAFEVVYYPKAGCPDFVVKAEKVKDALRMCWRQGMRVRMGVETDDSSRMTWFQGTIAATTSPGTGPWYGSPWRMLQVTWDEPESLQHVNRVNPWQVEYIPATPLFDPEFPPSKKFRIMQNPETVPAGEGGFRLPQLTRPMAGHLNPAALSYAPFSAGMQGARPDHICISNASSDRTLQTSNELPKNDAAPELKTVSTVLSIGSSYSDNLSHGSQSSVQFRSTDLLGQPGPSSSSKTGANSFQLFGKIIQMPEPVGGGSKLKATCTDGGKESSVHPPT, from the exons ATGTCtaactcctcctcctccgctTCCGCCGTCGCCTCTGAAGTAGACGCCGCCATCTGGAGAGCCGTCGTCGGCTCCTCCGTCCAAGTCCCCTCACTCAACTCCTATGTCTACTACTTCCCCCAAGGACACCTGGAACACACCTCCTCCTCCGCCTCCattcataattacaattttgccCTCCCACGTCCCTTCATTCCCTGCCAAGTCCTCTCCATTCGTTTCCTTTCTGATCATCCCTCGGATCAGGCTTTCGTCAGAATCCTCCTCCAGCCGCTCCAGCCCCTAGGACCACGCCCAATGAACAACGATGATGATGACACTAGAACCGACGTGGTCTCATTCTCGAAGATTCTGACTCCGTCCGATGCGAATAACGGTGGAGGTTTTTCAGTTCCCAGATACTGTGCGGACTTGATTTTCCCGCAGCTGGACTTCGCGGCTGACCCGCCCGTTCAGAATTTGACATTGAAAGACACCCATAACAATGCATGGGAGTTTCGACATATCTACCGAGGCACGCCGCGCCGCCACTTGTTAACTACTGGCTGGAGCAAGTTCGTTAACGCCAAACGCCTCGTCGCCGGAGATACCGTGgtttttatgaagaaaaagtCGACGAATGAGCTCTTCGTTGGGATCAGGAGAGCCTCAAGGGTTGGCGGCAATGAGGGCCAGGATGGTGGTGAGGCGTTGGAGGCGATACAGAAGGCGGCAAGAGGAATGGCGTTCGAGGTGGTGTACTATCCCAAGGCTGGATGCCCCGATTTCGTGGTGAAGGCGGAGAAGGTGAAAGATGCATTGCGGATGTGCTGGAGGCAGGGAATGCGGGTAAGGATGGGGGTGGAAACGGATGATTCATCCCGGATGACGTGGTTTCAGGGCACAATTGCAGCAACCACGTCTCCTGGTACCGGGCCGTGGTACGGTTCTCCCTGGCGCATGCTTCAG GTGACTTGGGATGAACCTGAAAGCCTTCAGCACGTTAATAGAGTGAACCCTTGGCAAGTGGAATATATTCCGGCCACTCCACTCTTTGATCCCGAATTTCCTCCCTCTAAGAAGTTCAGAATAATGCAAAATCCAGAGACGGTACCTGCTGGAGAGGGAGGTTTTCGCCTCCCTCAATTAACACGTCCAATGGCAGGACATCTGAACCCGGCTGCGCTCAGTTATGCTCCTTTTTCTGCTGGCATGCAGGGAGCCAGGCCCGATCACATTTGTATATCCAATGCCAGCAGTGATAGGACACTCCAAACGTCGAATGAACTCCCTAAGAACGATGCGGCCCCAGAATTGAAAACCGTTTCAACGGTTCTAAGTATCGGGAGTTCATATTCCGACAATTTATCACATGGTAGTCAGAGCAGCGTCCAGTTCCGCAGCACTGATCTACTTGGCCAGCCGGGACCGAGTTCATCATCCAAAACTGGGGCGAATTCGTTCCAGTTGTTTGGAAAGATCATTCAGATGCCTGAGCCTGTTGGAGGCGGTTCAAAACTTAAGGCGACTTGTACAGATGGTGGAAAGGAGAGTAGCGTTCATCCACCAACCTAA